A window from Malassezia restricta chromosome I, complete sequence encodes these proteins:
- a CDS encoding Cut9 interacting protein Scn1 has translation MPALLDAHCHPAEEVRGAGAEAVDAWVRAAGDVPLQQVWAMSTDVHDQPLVARLADAWPDKVVPCFGFHPWVAHTISLGDVQDARSHYAALFGSDDDVFSQFPPPLPLREAIARLEAYLVAYPQALVGEVGVDRSFRIREPGRGLTRWQTPLEHQIAVLDAQVQLACRYQRSVSMHSVRAAGVTVAWLERMKASVAGFGEINIDLHSCTLSPETIRLVQQGHPNIFVSFSTAVNLRAGRERLCEQIRACDPERLLCESDWHAWDELASRTNDMVQCVVEMHGHDMPERMLRCSYAFTKRRYVSHYDMRTPYRV, from the coding sequence ATGCCAGCGCTGTTGGATGCCCACTGCCACCCGGCAGAGGAGGTGCGTGGTGCGGGCGCAGAAGCTGTGGATGCCTGGGTCAGGGCAGCGGGGGACGTACCTTTGCAGCAAGTGTGGGCTATGTCGACGGACGTGCACGACCAGCCGCTAGTGGCGCGACTCGCCGACGCTTGGCCGGATAAGGTCGTTCCGTGCTTTGGCTTTCATCCTTGGGTGGCTCATACGATATCCCtcggcgacgtgcaggATGCACGATCGCATTATGCGGCGCTTTTTGGGTCAGACGATGATGTCTTCTCGCAATTCCCACCACCCTTACCCCTTCGTGAGGCAATTGCGCGTCTGGAAGCGTACCTCGTTGCCTACCCCCAGGCGCTCGTAGGTGAAGTCGGTGTGGATCGCAGTTTTCGGATACGCGAGCCAGGACGTGGTCTTACGCGGTGGCAGACGCCGCTTGAGCACCAAatcgccgtgctggacgcgcaGGTGCAGCTTGCATGCCGCTACCAACGGAGCGTGAGCATGCACAGTGTGCGTGCGGCGGGCGTGACGGTGGCCTGGTTGGAGCGCATGAAGGCGAGCGTGGCTGGCTTTGGAGAGATCAACATAGATCTGCACAGCTGTACGCTGAGCCCCGAGACGATTCGGCTGGTCCAACAGGGGCATCCGAACATCTTTGTCTCCTTCTCGACGGCCGTGAATCTacgagcaggccgagaGCGTCTTTGTGAGCAAATCCGTGCTTGTGATCCTGAGCGCCTCCTGTGTGAGTCGGACTGGCATGCATGGGATGAGCTGGCGTCGCGGACGAACGACATGGTGCAATGTGTGGTCGAAATGCACGGCCACGACATGCCTGAGCGCATGTTGCGCTGTTCGTATGCGTTTACCAAAAGAAGGTATGTTTCACACTATGATATGCGCACGCCTTATAGGGTATAG
- a CDS encoding G2 mitotic-specific protein — MDHSCQFGARPLHLIGQPPSLKLPPTKVQQHGGQRAPRPALVDVSNREPYRPSHVPGQHVMHPHFRPPLTKPASTAPLAARPATQPPAPAPRPAPPVARAAPPVALVPPVSTTLSAPLPAPVALPLAPPIALPVRATSSDVSMSTDTSTYAPGAASVADTSRSPDELVSPSRLSSRSGQSEDSELLAELEMDLDPAGIVTLTLEHDIVEQRRMLDMCDRFEIQVLVPQALAAQAERQDLVRHGQLSAQAAAHDDEMMRLGLDTEEARDISMVAEYAQDIFDYMACMERESMANPSYMDFQDEVQWHMRATLIDWLLQVHMRYHMLPETLWIAVNLIDRFLSARIVSLAKLQLVGVTAMFIAAKYEEIIAPSVEEFVYMTDGGYSREEILKGERIVLSTLDFNISTYCSPYSWVRRISKADDYDIQTRTLCKCLMEVTLLNHLFLRLRPSMIAAIGMFLAKRMLGGIWDDAFVYYSRFTEAQLLPGANLLLEKLMEPGFEEQFVYKKYASKKFLKASIYARNWALRHRGPLGPAVPAAVPVASESESSH; from the coding sequence ATGGACCATTCGTGCCAGTTTGGTGCACGGCCGCTACACCTCATCGGACAGCCGCCCTCGCTCAAGTTGCCACCGACCaaggtgcagcagcatggcggcCAGAGGGCGCCGCGCCCCGCCCTCGTTGATGTGAGCAACAGGGAACCATATCGTCCTTCGCATGTACCAGGCCAGCATGTCATGCACCCGCATTTTCGGCCTCCGCTCACCAAGCCAGCATCGACAGCTCCGCTCGCTGCACGTCCCGCCACGCAGCCGCCTGCCCCCGCACCACGACCCGCACCACCCGttgctcgtgccgcgccacctGTCGCTTTGGTGCCGCCTGTGTCGACTACCCTGTCGGCACCACTGCCCGCACCCGTCGCCCTTCCTCTCGCGCCCCCGATTGCTCTGCCCGTTCGGGCCACGTCGAGCGACGTCTCGATGAGTACTGATACCTCTACTtatgcgccaggcgcggcgTCTGTGGCCGATACCTCCCGCTCCCCCGACGAGCTTGTTTCGCCATCGCGCCTATCCTCGCGGAGCGGACAATCGGAAGACAGCGAACTACTCGCCGAGCTGGAAATGGACCTCGACCCGGCCGGCATCGTGACGCtgacgctcgagcacgatattgtcgagcagcgccgcatgctcgaTATGTGTGACCGCTTCGAAATACAGGTCCTCGTgccgcaggcgctcgctgcgcaggccgagcgccaGGATCTCGTGCGGCATGGCCAGCTCAGTGCGCAGGCCGCAGCGCATGATGATGAGATGATGCGTCTTGGACTGGATACAGAGGAGGCGCGCGATATCTCCATGGTCGCCGAATACGCACAGGATATTTTTGACTACATGGCGTGCATGGAGCGTGAATCCATGGCCAATCCCAGCTATATGGACTTTCAGGACGAAGTGCAGTGGCATATGCGCGCCACACTCATTGACTGGCTCCTGCAGGTACACATGCGCTACCACATGCTGCCTGAGACGCTGTGGATCGCCGTGAATCTGATTGACCGGTTCCTCAGCGCTAGGATTGTGAGTCTCGCCAAGCTCCAGCTCGTGGGTGTGACGGCCATGTTTATTGCCGCCAAGTATGAGGAGATTATCGCGCCGAGTGTCGAAGAGTTTGTCTACATGACAGATGGCGGCTACTCTCGCGAAGAGATTCTCAAGGGCGAGCGCATTGTGCTATCGACGCTCGATTTTAACATCTCAACATATTGCTCGCCCTATTCGTGGGTCCGCCGCATCTCGAAGGCCGACGACTATGACATTCAAACCCGCACGCTATGCAAATGCTTAATGGAAGTCACGCTCCTCAACCATCTGTTTCTTCGTCTACGCCCAAGTATGATCGCTGCGATCGGTATGTTTTtggccaagcgcatgctcgGTGGTATTTGGGACGATGCCTTCGTTTATTACTCTCGCTTTACCGAGGCCCAGCTGCTGCCTGGCGCCAACCTGCTCCTCGAGAAACTCATGGAGCCCGGCTTTGAGGAGCAATTTGTCTACAAAAAATACGCCAGCAAAAAGTTCCTCAAGGCCAGCATTTACGCACGCAACTGGGCTCTTCGCCACCGCGGCCCGCTGGGACCCGCCGTGCCAGCCGCCGTGCCCGTCGCGTCAGAGTCAGAGTCGTCGCACTAG
- a CDS encoding zinc finger HIT domain protein 1 — translation MAVTQGHAAPPRLRARKPGSRTDVDHAAQHDRRAWIAQQRKNRRLLAWGAALFPTDRSEALATRVTAGPTKESDIERVMLQSVSDAQAPHVAAERDLSRTSPGVRRLLSQRRGANALLDEAASLGQLATMPSFALGPSRYPCRPLCDVCGYWGQVTCMVCGEALCSRSCRQTHLETRCEKHA, via the coding sequence ATGGCCGTCACGCAGGGGCACGCTGCCCCACCGCGCCTACGTGCTCGCAAGCCCGGGAGCAGAACCGACGTGGATCATGCTGCTCAGCATgatcgacgcgcgtggatcgcacagcagcgcaagaacCGGCGTCTTCTGGCTTGgggcgccgcgctcttCCCCACTGACCGCAGTGAGGCTCTCGCTACACGCGTAACAGCAGGGCCCACGAAAGAGTCCGACATTGAGCGCGTCATGCTCCAGTCCGTGTCAgatgcgcaggcgccgcacgtcgctgccgagcgcgacCTGTCCCGTACGAGCCCTGGCGTACGCCGTTTGCTGtcccagcgccgcggcgccaaTGCCttgctggacgaggcagcCTCTCTCGGCCAGCTGGCCACGATGCCCTCCTTCGCGCTCGGCCCGTCGCGGTACCCATGCCGCCCCCTGTGCGACGTGTGTGGGTACTGGGGGCAAGTCACGTGTATGGTGTGTGGAGAAGCGCTGTGCTCGCGTTCGTGCCGCCAAACGCATCTGGAGACGCGGTGCGAGAAGCATGCTTAG
- a CDS encoding protein farnesyltransferase subunit beta produces MWPAPDDACQTRTSVEQRCTEEAIYERMKPFVGENAQPLPPLYGDEHIAYLRRLLQPLPAPYVTFDSNRAWMLYWIAHSLDLLRAPLRGALQARAISTLLHFQSPHGGFGGGPAQMGHLMSTYAAVCALAILGGPGGAPTGDDVLLGVHEERGGWDAIDRAAMYDWMMRLKQPDGSFLVHEQGEIDVRATYCVVAISMLLGIATDELLHNTGAFVRSCQTYEGGFAAQSAPSYTLQEHGIVPAAPVASQAAQGEAHGGYSYCALATHAFLSFVGRADAGVDIPMLVRWATSLQGSLPYEGGGMRGRTNKLVDGCYGWFCGGGLMTLLEMLTDDEPTDAATSDSWSTVSDVRSSFWDRSALRTYILAVAQIPRGGLCDKPGKRPDAYHTCYNLSGLSLCEHRVHRSAAAAVRAEEAYDRHMHRDALHRACYVQCMAWAADDDGAATYVEATHPLVNVSLLHVARIAAHMYAVRVRRGTD; encoded by the coding sequence ATGTGGCCCGCACCGGATGATGCATGCCAGACGCGCACGTCTGTGGAACAGCGCTGCACAGAAGAAGCGATTTATGAGCGTATGAAGCCTTTTGTGGGCGAGAATGCGCAGCCACTTCCGCCGTTGTATGGCGACGAGCACATTGCGTACCTccggcgcctgctgcagccgctgccggcgccATACGTGACATTTGACTCAAATCGCGCCTGGATGCTGTACTGGATCGCCCACTCGCTCGATCTCCTGCGTGCGCCATTGCGCGGCGCACTCCAAGCGCGTGCGATCTCGACACTCTTGCATTTTCAATCGCCGCACGGTGGATTTGGCGGCGGGCCGGCACAGATGGGCCATCTTATGAGCACCTATGCGGCCGTATGTGCGCTAGCGATTCTAGGCGGcccaggcggcgcgcctaCGGGCGACGATGTGCTTTTGGGCGTGCATGAAGAGCGCGGCGGCTGGGACGCGATTGATCGTGCGGCCATGTATGACTGGATGATGCGGCTCAAGCAGCCCGATGGATCGTttctcgtgcacgagcaggGCGAAATCGACGTTCGTGCGACGTACTGCGTGGTGGCGATCTCGATGCTTCTAGGCATCGCGacggacgagctgctgcacaacACAGGCGCCTttgtgcgcagctgccAGACGTACGAAGGCGGATTCGCTGCGCAGAGTGCGCCGTCGTATACTCTGCAGGAGCACGGCATTGTCCCCGCCGCACCGGTGGCGTCGCAAGCCGCGCAGGGCGAGGCGCATGGCGGCTACTCGTACTGTGCCCTGGCCACGCATGCCTTTCTGAGCTTTGTTGGACGCGCCGATGCGGGTGTAGACATACCCATGCTCGTGCGGTGGGCCACGTCGTTGCAAGGTTCTCTGCCGTacgagggcggcggcatgcggGGGCGCACGAACAAATTGGTCGACGGATGCTATGGCTGGTTCTGTGGTGGTGGGCTCATGACGCTCCTCGAGATGctcacggacgacgagcccaCCGATGCCGCGACGAGCGACTCGTGGTCGACTGTGTCGGATGTGCGTTCGTCGTTCTGGGACCGCTCCGCGCTGCGCACCTACATCTTGGCGGTAGCCCAAATACCACGTGGCGGTCTGTGCGACAAGCCTGGCAAGCGGCCGGATGCGTACCACACCTGCTACAATCTATCGGGGCTCTCGCTGTGTGAGCATCGCGTGCATCGgagcgcagccgccgctgtgcgtgcgGAAGAAGCCTACGATAGGCACATGCATCGGGACGCCTTGCACCGGGCGTGCTATGTGCAgtgcatggcatgggcggcggacgacgacggggCAGCCACGTACGTGGAGGCGACGCATCCCCTTGTGAATGTGAGCTTGCTTCATGTAGCAcgcatcgcggcgcatATGTACGCAGTTAGAGTTCGTCGTGGAACTGATTGA
- a CDS encoding protein disulfide-isomerase A6, which translates to MRLVPWACGLSALVAVAEAALFARNSPVLHLTPDNFDKEVLEVHKPALVAFTAPWCGYCRNLAPSFERVAAELDGVVKIAYVDCDDSASQALCAKYEIKGFPTIKLFPATKRRVPRDYLGERKGKAMMNYVLDALPSEAVRKLDASSLPAFLAKGSTPKIVLVTPMGKTSPMLRSLALDYLKRIPFAHVFAGKDGVVESMQKQLDPELTKDKLPGLYFVAHDDKPVKYRGSMKYRYIKLWIDEQLGGADAQAARLQREAEAKAKADQEAEARARIKERMPSQEGSTYGMKHNDDNVEQLRKFEEAFVRMNEDEAMQQIKQQTDRAYIKKLLDARAKLMAQEGVQDSTPQKPLTKGMLMDKLQEHMGEKYGLRLADHAEQTQKTIERKLMEHPDDTVGAMNEAEHEFIALLRDDQAELETQIQARADLDGYVLSQDAIDAMNETLETILGLINTIEFRISARTAGLDERQTAEKMLNQFHDEL; encoded by the coding sequence ATGAGACTGGTGCCGTGGGCGTGTGGGCTcagcgcgctcgtcgccgtcgctgAGGCCGCGCTCTTCGCGCGAAACTCACCCGTGCTGCATCTGACGCCTGACAACTTTGACAAGGAGGTGCTCGAAGTCCACAagccggcgctcgtggcgttcacggcgccgtggtgcgGATACTGTCGCAACCTCGCACCGAgcttcgagcgcgtcgcggccgagCTGGATGGCGTCGTAAAGATCGCGTACGTCGACTGCGATGACAGCGCCTCCCAGGCCCTATGTGCCAAGTACGAGATCAAGGGCTTTCCCACGATCAAGCTGTTCCCCGCGAccaagcgccgcgtgcctcgcgacTATCTCGGCGAGCGCAAGGGCAAGGCGATGATGAACTATGTGCTCGACGCCCTCCCATCCGAGGCCGTGCGTAAGCTCGATGCATCGTCGCTCCCAGCTTTCCTTGCCAAGGGCTCGACGCCCAAAATCGTCCTCGTCACGCCGATGGGCAAGACATCGCCGATGCTCCGCTCCCTGGCCCTCGACTATCTCAAACGCATTCCCTTTGCACACGTCTTTGCCGGCAAAGACGGTGTCGTAGAAAGCATGCAAAAGCAGCTCGATCCTGAGCTGACCAAGGACAAACTCCCCGGTCTCTACTTTgtcgcccacgacgacaAGCCCGTCAAGTACCGTGGCTCGATGAAGTACCGCTACATCAAGCTGTGGAtcgacgagcagctgggcggcgcagacgcacaagcggcgcgcctgcagcgcgaggcagaggccaaggccaaggccGACCAAGAGGCCGAGGCCCGCGCACGGATCAAGGAGCGCATGCCGTCCCAAGAGGGGTCGACCTACGGCATGAAACACAACGACGACAatgtcgagcagctgcgcaagttTGAAGAGGCGTTCGTGCGCATGAACGAAgacgaggccatgcagcagatCAAGCAGCAGACCGACCGCGCCTACATCAAAAAGCTgctcgacgcacgcgccaaGCTCATGGCCCAGGAAGGCGTGCAGGACAGCACACCGCAAAAGCCTCTCACCAAGGGCATGCTGATGGACAAGCTGCAAGAGCACATGGGCGAAAAGTACGGCCTGCGTTTGGCCGATCATGCCGAGCAGACCCAAAAGACGATCGAGCGCAAGCTGATGGAACATCCAGACGACACGGTCGGTGCCATGAACGAGGCCGAGCACGAGTTTATCGCGCTCCTCCGCGACGATCAGGCCGAGCTTGAGACGCAGATCCAGGCACGTGCGGATCTCGACGGCTACGTCTTGTCGCAAGATGCGATCGATGCCATGAACGAGACCCTCGAGACGATCCTGGGCCTCATCAACACGATCGAGTTCCGCATCAGCGCCCGCACCGCTGGTCTCGATGAACGCCAGACGGCCGAGAAAATGCTCAATCAGTTCCACGACGAACTCTAA